From a region of the Tamandua tetradactyla isolate mTamTet1 chromosome 10, mTamTet1.pri, whole genome shotgun sequence genome:
- the ZBED2 gene encoding zinc finger BED domain-containing protein 2 yields the protein MKEGEVSETGELVGSFVSAMPTAVPHHRGTRFSEAWEYFHLAPARAGHHPNQYATCRLCGRQVSRGPGVNVGTTALWKHLKSIHKEELEKSGHGQTGQRQDPRPQGPPLPVGMEGDWAKVLEQVGALALWASQREKEILRRERAVELRERALERRERALEEVERVILEMKWKVRAEKEACQRENDLPAAAHPFHFV from the coding sequence atgaaggaggggGAGGTTAGTGAGACGGGAGAACTGGTTGGCTCATTTGTGAGTGCCATGCCCACCGCAGTGCCCCACCATCGGGGGACCCGTTTTTCTGAGGCTTGGGAGTATTTCCACCTGGCCCCTGCTCGTGCTGGGCATCACCCCAACCAATATGCCACCTGCCGCCTGTGTGGCAGGCAGGTGAGTCGCGGGCCCGGGGTTAACGTGGGCACCACAGCCCTGTGGAAGCATCTGAAAAGCATCCACAAAGAAGAGCTGGAGAAGAGCGGCCATGGGCAGACGGGGCAGCGCCAGGACCCAAGGCCCCAGGGGCCCCCGCTCCCCGTGGGCATGGAGGGTGACTGGGCCAAGGTCCTGGAGCAGGTGGGGGCCTTGGCTTTATGGGCCAGCCAAAGGGAAAAGGAGATTCTTAGGAGGGAGCGGGCCGTGGAATTGCGGGAGAGGGCtttggaaaggagggagagagccCTGGAGGAGGTGGAAAGGGTCATCCTGGAGATGAAGTGGAAGGTAAGGGCTGAGAAGGAGGCATGCCAGAGGGAGAATGACCTGCCTGCAGCAGCACATCCCTtccattttgtttaa